One Dermacentor andersoni chromosome 6, qqDerAnde1_hic_scaffold, whole genome shotgun sequence genomic window carries:
- the GLS gene encoding glutaminase liver isoform, mitochondrial, whose protein sequence is MPLHRATRDMIRRLGRVVSYHRRAPKVCPTTTGLLQPQATRQQQSTRFFNRYASLETTSHANRVFVPAEEFQRDKEKPFDTQESGPVNVEDLLFDMFKDADDAVCVGKFLNALFTTGLWKNDPRLKEMMQNLRNVHKEKSPVRSLESLALNRETFAQVIRENIVLITRALRHQFVIPDFQDFIRYVEDFYWKCKVNTGGKVASYIPQLAKYNPDYWGVSICTVDGQRFSIGDTEIPFTIQSSGKPINYAIALTELGSDAVHQYVGQEPSGRMFNELVLDYNKKPHNPMVNAGAIVVASLLLYLIEPEMRTSEKFDWMLQYYKAVSGGEYLGFNNAIFLSEREAADRNYAIGFYMKENKCFPERVNLKETMDFYFQLCSLEVNCQSVSVMASTLANGGICPVTGHQVMNGVSCRDVLSLMHSCGMYDYSGQYAFKVGLPAKSGVSGCTMVVVPNVMGICLWSPPLDVYGNSVRGVQFCEELTRVFSFHHYDNLRHMTQKKDPRRQKYETKGLKVVNLLFSAASGDVTAMRRHYLSGMDMGLSDYDGRTALHLAAAEGHLECVEFLLKICGVDANVKDRWGHTPLDDARQFGHASVADYLSKWEAPSLTAAVTSVTNHQPQTALPQSGTDSSDALPPAPKAAAADGTSRPDIAAFKGKR, encoded by the exons ATGCCTCTGCACAGAGCTACCAGGGACATGATTAGGAGATTAGGAAGGGTTGTGAGCTACCACAGGCGTGCTCCTAAGGTGTGTCCTACTACGACAGGGCTTCTGCAACCGCAAGCGACCAGGCAGCAGCAGTCCACCCGATTTTTCAATCGCTACGCATCACTGGAAACTACGTCCCATGCAAATCGAGTATTTGTGCCGGCCGAAGAGTTTCAGCGCGACAAGGAGAAACCTTTCGATAC ACAGGAAAGTGGTCCCGTGAATGTGGAAGACCTTCTGTTTGATATGTTCAAGGATGCAGATGACGCAGTCTGTGTGGGAAAGTTCTTGAAT GCACTGTTCACAACTGGGCTGTGGAAGAATGATCCGCGTCTCAAGGAGATGATGCAGAACTTGAGAAATGTTCACAAGGAGAAATCGCCCGTCCGTTCACTTGAATCGCTTGCTCTGAACAGGGAAACGTTTGCGCA AGTGATCCGAGAGAACATCGTTCTCATCACTCGAGCGCTGCGCCACCAATTTGTGATTCCAGACTTTCAAGACTTTATTCGCTATGTTGAGGACTTCTACTGGAAGTGCAAAGTGAACACCGGTGGAAAG GTGGCTTCCTACATTCCCCAGCTGGCCAAGTACAATCCAGACTATTGGGGAGTGAGCATCTGCACTGTGGATGGCCAGAG GTTCTCAATCGGAGACACAGAGATTCCATTCACGATCCAGTCATCTGGCAAACCTATCAACTACGCCATTGCACTCACCGAGCTCGGCTCAGACGCTGTCCATCAATACGTGGGCCAGGAACCAAGTGGCAGAATGTTCAATGAGCTTGTCCTCGATTATAACA AAAAACCACACAATCCCATGGTGAATGCTGGAGCCATTGTCGTTGCTTCGCTGCTCCTGTATCTCATAGAG CCAGAGATGAGGACATCTGAAAAATTTGACTGG ATGCTCCAGTACTACAAAGCAGTGTCGGGAGGCGAGTACCTTGGCTTCAACAATGCCAT ATTTCTTTCAGAGAGAGAAGCTGCTGACAGAAACTATGCCATAGGATTCTACATGAAGGAAAACAAATGCTTCCCTGAGAGGGTCAACCTCAAGGAAACCATGGACTTCTACTTTCAG CTGTGCTCTCTCGAAGTTAACTGCCAGTCCGTGAGCGTAATGGCGTCAACATTAGCCAATGGTGGTATCTGTCCCGTCACAGGCCACCAGGTTATGAATGGGGTGTCCTGTCGGGATGTCCTGTCGCTGATGCATTCATGCGGAATGTATGATTATTCTGGCCAGTACGCCTTCAAG GTTGGCCTGCCAGCCAAGTCTGGTGTCTCGGGCTGCACGATGGTGGTGGTGCCCAACGTGATGGGCATCTGTCTCTGGTCACCCCCTCTGGATGTCTACGGAAACTCTGTCCGAGGCGTGCAGTTCTGCGAG GAGCTGACTAGGGTGTTCAGCTTCCATCACTATGACAATCTGCGCCACATGACTCAGAAGAAGGACCCTCGGCGACAAAAGTATGAGACCAAGGGCCTCAAGGTGGTCAACCTGCTCTTTAGTGCTGCCAGTGGGGATGTCACAGCCATGCGCCG CCACTACCTGTCGGGCATGGATATGGGCTTGAGTGACTACGATGGCCGCACAGCCCTGCATCTGGCCGCTGCTGAAGGCCACCTGGAATGCGTCGAGTTTTTACTAAAAATCTGTGGTGTGGACGCCAATGTCAAAGACAG GTGGGGCCACACCCCGCTAGACGATGCACGTCAATTTGGCCACGCTTCCGTGGCCGACTATCTTTCCAAGTGGGAGGCACCCTCCTTGACTGCGGCAGTGACATCTGTCACCAACCATCAGCCACAGACGGCATTGCCGCAGAGTGGCACCGATAGCAGCGACGCCCTCCCACCGGCCCCCAAGGCGGCAGCAGCCGATGGCACCAGCCGTCCC GACATTGCTGCTTTTAAGGGCAAAAGGTGA
- the Got2 gene encoding aspartate aminotransferase, mitochondrial encodes MANALKSSLFVSLPKSAYGVTCARACSWWSHVEMGPPDPILGVTEAFKKDTNPKKMNLGVGAYRDDTGKPYVLPSVRKAEEIIMSKKLDKEYLPIGGMSEFCNAAAQLAFGEDSEVVKNKRNTTVQGISGTGSLTIGAFFLGQFFKGNREIYMPTPTWGNHVPLFKRGGLTVKQYRYYDPQTCGFDFSGALQDIAKIPEESVILLHACAHNPTGVDPKLEQWKEISKVIKSRRLFPFLDMAYQGFATGDIDRDAAAVRLFAEDGHGFAVSQSFAKNMGLYGERVGAFTMVCGSKEEADRVMSQIKIIVRPTYSNPPIHGARLAHLILTDPELRQQWLKDVKGMADRIIGMRTRLRDGLKREGSTKNWQHITDQIGMFCFTGMTQEQVARLIKEFSVYLTKDGRISVAGISSNNVDYLAHAMHQVTK; translated from the coding sequence ATGGCCAACGCTCTGAAGAGCTCGTTATTCGTTTCGCTGCCGAAAAGCGCTTACGGCGTAACGTGCGCACGCGCTTGCTCGTGGTGGTCGCACGTCGAAATGGGCCCTCCCGACCCGATTCTGGGAGTTACAGAAGCCTTCAAGAAAGACACAAACCCGAAGAAGATGAACCTGGGCGTAGGAGCATACCGCGACGACACCGGAAAACCGTACGTTCTGCCCAGCGTGCGAAAAGCCGAGGAGATCATTATGTCAAAGAAGCTGGACAAAGAGTACCTGCCCATTGGCGGTATGTCCGAGTTCTGCAATGCCGCCGCGCAGCTGGCTTTCGGCGAGGACAGCGAAGTCGTCAAGAACAAGCGAAACACCACCGTTCAGGGCATTTCCGGAACGGGCTCGCTCACGATCGGCGCTTTCTTCTTGGGCCAGTTCTTCAAGGGCAACCGCGAGATCTACATGCCCACTCCTACATGGGGCAATCACGTACCGCTTTTTAAGCGTGGCGGGCTGACTGTTAAGCAGTACCGCTACTACGACCCCCAGACTTGCGGATTCGATTTCAGCGGCGCGCTGCAAGATATCGCCAAGATACCCGAGGAATCCGTCATCCTTCTTCACGCGTGCGCGCATAACCCGACCGGCGTGGATCCGAAACTTGAACAGTGGAAGGAAATATCGAAAGTGATCAAGAGCCGCCGTCTGTTTCCGTTCCTGGACATGGCGTACCAGGGATTCGCCACCGGAGACATCGACCGTGACGCGGCGGCCGTGCGGCTCTTCGCAGAAGACGGCCACGGTTTTGCAGTCTCCCAGTCTTTCGCCAAGAACATGGGCCTGTACGGCGAGCGCGTAGGCGCATTCACAATGGTTTGCGGCTCTAAGGAGGAGGCGGACCGTGTCATGTCGCAGATCAAGATCATTGTTCGACCCACCTACTCGAACCCGCCCATCCACGGCGCTCGCCTTGCGCACCTGATTTTGACCGACCCCGAACTCCGCCAGCAGTGGCTCAAGGACGTTAAGGGCATGGCGGATCGCATCATCGGCATGCGAACGCGACTGCGCGACGGTCTCAAGCGAGAGGGCTCCACGAAGAACTGGCAGCACATCACCGACCAGATCGGCATGTTCTGTTTCACCGGCATGACGCAAGAGCAAGTAGCGCGGCTCATCAAGGAGTTCAGCGTGTACCTGACCAAAGACGGCCGAATCTCAGTGGCAGGCATCTCTTCCAACAACGTGGACTACTTGGCACATGCGATGCACCAAGTCACCAAGTGA